The Engraulis encrasicolus isolate BLACKSEA-1 chromosome 3, IST_EnEncr_1.0, whole genome shotgun sequence genome segment GTCTGATAAAACAAGTAAGATGAAAAGGGAAAATGAATATCTATCTTCTGCTATGTTATACTAATTGAAAGGAATTACTAGTAAATTGAATTTAAATGTGTAGAATAGAGTACTTTGCTGTCTGTCAGCTTAtatgaatacacaaatacaaaacatacacaaaagacCTTGATATAGACATAATTGTACCTTGATATAGACATAATTGTACTGTATAGCACACTCTTGAATACCCCCATCAGCTTACACACGTGCtctgccacacgcacgcacgcacacacacatgtacagtggtcATATACCACCGCTTCTGTACTTGTAAAGAAATGTGAGGAATCACCAATGGTTACATTACCTGCCTTCCACCTTCCATTCCGTCCACTGTCCAGTTGCAAATTTGTACTCGAAGAGGTCGTTTTTGTTCTTCAGATTGGAGTTGGAATAAATGTCCCCAGTATAGCCACCTAGGATGTTGAACGTCATGTCAAAACAGTTGAACTTTGGACTGTGACAAACCAGGTTAATTGACAATTGCTGAAGCCATTAATTAATGTGGATGAAATGACACAAATACTAAGGCTTACCAAACACAAACATGCTGCTTCCGTAGACCACAGCTGAATGGTGGTATCTTGGTGCCGGCGGGGTTCCAGTAGTGAAGGCCCTGAGCAGATTTGTCAGCAAAGAGTTAAAATATGTAGGGTAAAAACACCAAGTTATATCATTCGAGAGCACACTACATTCTACATCCTTTAAATCAGGTGTGTCAAGCTCAAATACACAATAGAATAAAATTAAAAGGGGACTAAGTCATGGGCCAAACTCCATATTTACACAAAAATTGACTGAAATTGTGCGCGAAAatgatacacacaaaaaaacaaaccctcCCATCATATGGCAattcaaatgcacatgcacatatattATTATAGATTAATGGTGTATGCAAGACAACGGTAATACacttttgaaatgatcttgcgggtcAAGTACAATGACATTGCGGTCCAGATTTGGTCCCCTGTGTTTTAGATGCATCCCCCTCTTCCTACAACTACAGTATTATAAAAACTCACCTGCACCAGGAGCAGTCCTTCACATCAAAACGTAGCAAGTCATTTAACATGTTCTTCCTGCAATTGACAGAAATCGTTGGAGAGGAACATGAACCTCCTTTTATAAATATATTCTTGTGTGTGTAAACAGAAGCAAGACTACAACCAGAGAGAATGCAGGAATAGAATTCACCATCTCTGCATCCAACCTTACCCATTATCGCCACCGAACACATAGATGGCATCCCTGTATGCAACCACTGTATGTTTGCTCCGTCTGCAAATGACAAGAGTGAGAAAAGGCAATATTAATCTGTGATGTTTTCCTTTGCATAGAAAGCTGCCACGTGAGATTGACAACTGTTGGGACAGACAGTTTTCATATTTTGACAATGTAAATGGACAGCTGTTCCAAGTACTTACAATATCAGCACTGTCAGGGTAAATTACCTATATGACATTTTTTGAAGAGTAGATTACAAAGCAGGCAGAAAAAAACGTCGCATTACCTTGCTCCTACAAATTCATCACAGGGCGGCAGTCTCCTCCAACGATGGACAGTTTCAAATGGACCAAAGTTGAGTGTCAAGTACTCGACACTGTCCGAGCAGCTGTGGTCGAAGTCAACACTCGGAGCAACTTTGGATTTACAAGACATGGTTCCTGGAAACCATGACATTCAATTTGATGTCCGTACAGCTGTCTCAAAAGAGACACTGGATTAAAAGCATCAACCTTAAAAGGTCAGTGTAGCAAAATAGCGTTCCACCCTAATGTTAACCTAACTGTTAGTTGTTTTGGGGTTATTTGGCAGGAAACGGCAGTTTCAAGATCTACTGACAGTTATCAATACTCTGATACACTACACGCACTGAAATGGCAAGACGTTTCATATTAAAAAACGGTTAAATTCTGAGAAGACAGCTAAaagtagctagctagccagccaaccgAGAGACATCGGCCAGCTAGCTCGGCAACTTTTCTCAAAGCATAATTGCCAAGCCCGAAAACGCGAACACTAAAACCTAACAGAAAGCCAGTGGTCTCTCATAGACAACCATCAATATACAACACAACAATCGTAACTGCACATGGATGGCTAAAAAGTGATACGCTCAAAATTGTCTGAAATGTTTTGCTCAGCTCATCATCTACACAAGTCCACCAGTAAGCTAGCTGTCACGCCCCAACGAGTTGCTCTTGGTTATTGTAGTCTTTTGCCCCAAGAGCACGAGCGGTATTGAGCGTTTTATGAACTACAGTACGGATGCCACCTTTGGCTTTTCCTTGACAGGAAGCGGTTGATACTAGAAAAGACAGGAAGTAAATATTGGTGCGCTAAAGCGTGCTGCAAGTTCGCAATATTAATCAGCGAAATCGACGAAATGGATCGTTTCTCGTGGACTAACGGTTTATTGGAAATAAATGAGACGTTAGTGATACAGCAAAGAGGTGTCAGACTGTATGATGGAGATGATAAAGCCAAACTTGACTTGGGAATAGCTCTGCTGACTACCCATCGGCTGATATGGAGAGATCAGAAAAATCACGAGTGCTGCATTTCTTTACCCTTATCTCAGGTTATCTTTTTCGAGGAGCAAGCAGCTGGCATTGGTAAGAGCGCAAAGATAGTGGTTCATTTGCACCCATGCACTGAAAACAAGGAACCTGGTCCATACCAGCACAGCAAGTTTTCCTTCATCAAGTTGTCCTTCAAGGAGCACGGGCAGATTGAGTTCAACCGGAGACTGTCGGAGGAGATGACACAGAAGAGATGGGAGAACACACCAGCCTCTCAACCCATCCCAACCACATCAGGATCTCGCGCAGGAGGAAGAACCCGTGCAGTTGGGATTGTGGGAATTGAGAGAAAGCTGGAGGAGAAGCGCAAGGAAACCGACAAGAGCATCTCCGAGGCTTTCGAGGACCTCAGCAAGCTCATGGTGAAGGCAAAAGAGATGGTGGAGCTGTCAAGATCCATCGCCAACAAAATCAAGGACAAGCAAGGGGACATCACGGAGGACGAGACCATCCGCTTCAAGTCCTATTTACTCAGCATGGGCATTGCCAACCCTGTCACAAGGGATACCCACGGCTCAGGGACACACTACCACTTGCAGCTGGCCAAGCAACTTGGTACTATGCTGCAGGCCCCTCTGGAGGAGCGTGGAGGGATGATGGCCCTCACCGAGGTCTACTGCCTGGTCAACAGGGCCAGAGGAATGGAACTGCTGTCGCCTGAGGACTTGGTGAACGCCTGCAAGCAGTTTGAGCCGCTGAAACTCCCACTGAGGCTCCGAGTGTTTGACAGCGGTGTGATGGTGGTCCAGCTGCAGTCCCACAGCGAGGAGGAGATGATCGCCTCCGCATTGGATAATGTGTCCGACAAGGGCTCCTTGACCGCAGAGGAGTTTGCCAAGCTTTTGGGGCTGTCTGTTCTTCTCGCCAAGGAGAGGCTGCTGCTGGCGGAGAAGATGGGACACATTTGTCGTGACGACTCAGTCGAGGGCTTGCGCTTCTATCCAAACCTGTTTTGTACACCCTGAAACACCTGATATATTTTGGTTGAAAGGAAAGCTTTGAACCCACTCCACTTGCTCTCTATTCAGAGATATGCTCTTACTCAGCTCTAGGACAAGTCTTGACTGTTCTTAAA includes the following:
- the vps36 gene encoding vacuolar protein-sorting-associated protein 36, translating into MDRFSWTNGLLEINETLVIQQRGVRLYDGDDKAKLDLGIALLTTHRLIWRDQKNHECCISLPLSQVIFFEEQAAGIGKSAKIVVHLHPCTENKEPGPYQHSKFSFIKLSFKEHGQIEFNRRLSEEMTQKRWENTPASQPIPTTSGSRAGGRTRAVGIVGIERKLEEKRKETDKSISEAFEDLSKLMVKAKEMVELSRSIANKIKDKQGDITEDETIRFKSYLLSMGIANPVTRDTHGSGTHYHLQLAKQLGTMLQAPLEERGGMMALTEVYCLVNRARGMELLSPEDLVNACKQFEPLKLPLRLRVFDSGVMVVQLQSHSEEEMIASALDNVSDKGSLTAEEFAKLLGLSVLLAKERLLLAEKMGHICRDDSVEGLRFYPNLFCTP